A portion of the Salvelinus fontinalis isolate EN_2023a chromosome 32, ASM2944872v1, whole genome shotgun sequence genome contains these proteins:
- the LOC129831400 gene encoding regulation of nuclear pre-mRNA domain-containing protein 2 isoform X2, which produces MCGLAVQGPKMAAGSGASSGQSRGLPVALESTLDRRFQGVSNTMESIQGLSNWCIENKKYHSLIVRYWIKWLRKSEASHRLNLFYLANDVIQNCKRRNAIVYRTAFADVLPEAFQLVNNVGDSKVMNSVDRILTIWEERSVYTEQLIAELRSSLVKEESPAAVETPKAPVNPKAALQSKIVAEFVPQAFIDHLSKYHSSVEEVALKEKQLAAMRVDVCSTEALKRLKDKAGGKRHSKDFEDGSAKLKEFVSFLDRQMKGGPPLLDVLGNADIFYEMQYKEVKIVANAYKTFANRVSHLKRKLDSLKATLPDLDESPIPSPSMDAPSPNGSESPFHDLADPDSDLDGLAMDDEADITLGEAPSPLSSPGGSPKQGFTVGESDNRDVEDMELSDEEAENVSIIVEQRVESPIPSPVPIPVPVVTQPPLATEAKSVPQATPSPALVTPMTHATNISVNLANVDLGKISSILSSITSVMKKPGVSPGGSLVSPSPAKTIPPAPVTPQVASPLASILSKVDMTPEELFSALSESQGQASGLQVTWMTDFGTCVRSGKLLA; this is translated from the exons ATGTGTGGCTTGGCAGTGCAAGGCCCGAAGATGGCTGCAGGATCAGGCGCGTCAAGCGGCCAAAGTCGTGGTTTGCCTGTGGCTCTAGAGTCAACTTTGGACCGACGGTTTCAAGGAGTGTCGAACACAATGGAATCAATTCAAGGACTATCAAATTGGTGCATTGAGAACAAGAAATACCACAGCCTTATCGTGCGTTACTGGATTAAATGGTTGAGGAAAT CCGAGGCTTCTCATCGGCTCAATTTGTTCTACCTCGCCAACGATGTCATTCAGAACTGTAAGAGGAGAAATGCCATCGTCTACCGTACTGCCTTCGCCGACGTGCTCCCTGAGGCCTTCCAGCTGGTCAA TAATGTCGGAGACTCTAAGGTGATGAATTCGGTGGACAGGATATTAACCAtctgggaggagaggagtgtgtaCACAGAGCAGCTTATAGCTGAGCTGAGGTCCAGTCTTGTCAAAGAAGAGTCACCTGCTGCTGTAGAGACGCCTAAAG CTCCAGTCAACCCTAAGGCTGCTCTTCAATCTAAGATTGTAGCCGAATTTGTC CCCCAGGCTTTCATCGATCACCTCTCTAAGTACCACAGCTCTGTGGAGGAGGTGGCACTGAAGGAGAAACAGCTGGCAGCCATGAGGGTGGATGTTTGCAGCACCGAggccctcaagagactgaaag ATAAGGCAGGAGGAAAGAGGCACTCCAAGGACTTTGAGGATGGCAGTGCGAAGTTAAAGGAGTTTGTTTCCTTCCTTGACCGGCAGATGAAAGGAGGGCCCCCTCTGTTGGATGTTCTTGGCAACGCAGATATTTTCTACGAGATGCAGTATAAGGAGGTCAAGATAGTTGCCAAT GCCTACAAGACGTTTGCCAACCGGGTGTCCCACCTCAAGCGTAAGCTGGACAGCCTCAAGGCCACCTTACCAGACCTGGATGAGTCGCCCATCCCCTCGCCCTCGATGGATGCCCCCTCTCCCAATGGCTCAGAGTCCCCGTTCCATGACCTGGCTGACCCAGACTCCGACCTGGATGGCCTGGCCATGGATGATGAGGCGGACATCACTTTAGGGGAAGCAcccagccccctgtcctcccctgGTGGCTCCCCCAAGCAGGGCTTCACCGTAGGGGAGTCAGACAACCGCGACGTGGAGGACATGGAGCTTTCGGATGAGGAGGCAGAGAACGTCAGTATCATAG TTGAGCAGCGAGTTGAAagtcccatcccatctccagtccCCATTCCTGTGCCTGTTGTCACACAGCCGCCACTGGCCACAGAGGCAAAGTCTGTTCCACAGGCCACACCCTCCCCAGCTCTCGTAACCCCTATGACCCATGCAACCAACATATCAGTCAACCTCGCCAATGTGGACCTGGGTAAAATTAGCTCTATTCTCAGCAGCATCACATCTGTCATGAAGAAACCAG GAGTGAGTCCAGGTGGTTCTTTGGTCTCCCCCTCTCCAGCCAAGACCATCCCTCCTGCCCCAGTAACCCCCCAGGTAGCCAGCCCTCTGGCCAGCATCCTGTCCAAAGTGGACATGACTCCTGAGGAGCTCTTCAGTGCACTGTCCGAATCCCAGGGGCAGGCCAGCGGGCTACAGG